A window of Mobiluncus massiliensis genomic DNA:
TCGAGGCCGCGGTCGTGGCAGTGCCCACGGCTTTTCATCTGGAAGTGGCGCTGCAGTTGGCCGCCGCGGGTGTCCCGGCCCTCATCGAAAAGCCCCTGGCCCGCACGGTTGCGGAAGGCGAGCAAATCGTGACCGCTTTCCAGCAAGCCAACCTGGTGGGTGCCGCCGGTTACGTAGAACGCTGCAACCCGGCCTTAATCGAGCTACAAAAGCGGGTTGCTGCCGGCGAACTCGGGGAAGTATTCCAGATTGCCACGCGGCGCCAAGGCCCGTTCCCGGCTCGAATTTCTGACGTGGGGGTCATCAAGGACCTGGCGACTCATGACGTGGATTTGACCGCGTGGATTGCGGGTTCGCGCTACCAATCCGTGTCCGCCCGGACGGCACGCAAATCTGGGCGCGAACATGAAGACTTGCTGTTTGCCACCGGGGTGCTGGAGAACGGGGTGCTGGTGAACCACATCGTCAACTGGTTCAGTCCTTTCAAAGAGCGCCTGACCACCGTCACCGGCGAAAAGGGTGCGCTGGTCGCGGACACGATGAACTCCACTTTGACGTTCTATGAAAATGGCACGAAAGCTGTGGAATGGGACCAGGTGGCGAACGTCCGCGGGGTCAGCGTTGGGGAAGTGACTCAGTACGCCTTGGATCAGCGCGAACCGCTACGGGTGGAGCACGAGAACTTTGTGGCCGCCTTGAACGGGGATGCCAGCCGAATCGTGCCGCTCACGGACGCGCTGCAGACTCTCAGGGTGTTGGAGGCGATGGTCCAGTCGCGAGACACGGGACAAACGGTCGACCTATAGGGCTGCGGACCGCCCGCCGCAACACCGACGCTTGTCCGTCATCAGACCCGCAAAAACGCCTTGCTGCGCCGTGCCTGGCAGACTGACGTGACGATATGCTTTACGCTCTAATGCCACACTTAGACAAACCGAAAAACGCAGCCAATCCGCCCTCGTGACCGGAAAAACTTGGAAAGAATGGAGCTATGCGCGCACGTCCTGATGTCACCGTGGTTTCCCGGATTTTTGCCCCGGAGCCGGCCGCGGCATCTTTCCGGCTCGAAGCCCTGGTGAAAGCCTTGCTAGAACGCCGGGCCGCCGTCAATGTCTTGACCACGATTCCCGCCCCTGGCACTGACCGCGACGCGCGGGCGCAAGTCGAAACCCAAACCGGCGTGGGCGACCTGCTGCACATCCAACGAGTCCAGGCCAAACGTGACGAAACCGGGTATATTCGCGGCTATCTGCCCTATATGAGCTTTGATATTCCCGCGTTTTTCCGCCTCCTGTTCGCCCCGAGCCCCAGGGTTTATGTCAGTGAGCCGCCGCCGACTACCGGGGCGATGCTGCGCGTTTTGGCAGCCCTGAAACGCCGTCCTTACGTGTATTACGCCGCCGATATTTGGTCAGATGCGGCCCAGACCAGCGCCCCGGCCTGGGTGGTGCGGGCGTTGCGGGCGGTGGAACGTTTCGCGCTGAGCGGAGCCGCCACGGTTATCGCCGTGTCTGACCAGGTGGCAGCCCGTTGTCAGGAGCTGGGAGCCCGGCGGGTGGCCGTGGTGGAAAACGGGATAGATACCGAGGTGTTTACCGCGCACGGTCCCGCCCCGCAGCCGGTGGCGGGGTTGAGCGCGGACGAGGTCGCCGCCGCGGATTGGCTGGTTTATGCCGGGACGGCTTCGGAGTGGCAGGGGGCGGAAATTTTTGCCCAGGCATTTGCCGAAGTTGCCCCAAAGTTTCCCCGCGCCCGCCTGCTGTTCCTAGGGCAGGGCAGTTCTTTCGCCGCGATGCGCGAGATTGCCCAGCGCCTGGAACCGGGGCGAATCCTGTTTGACCAGGTTAGTCCTAATCAGGCCGCGGCGTGGCAGCGTCAGGCGCGGGCTTGCCTGGTCAGTATCAAACCTGGGCTGGGCTACGATTTCGCCTACCCGACCAAGGTATTGGCGGGGCTGGCTTGCGGAACTCCGGTCATTTACGTGGGCGCGGGCCCAGCTGGCGCGGACATCACCGAAAACCGGTTAGGTTTGGCCCTGCCTTATGACCGCGAAGTCCTGAAAATGGCTCTGACCAGCGTCTTAGAGGGACGATTGCGGACCGGTGAGACGCGCAAGTGGGTACAGGAGCACCGTTCGTTGCGTTTGACCGGTCAGAACGCGGCTCGGGTCGTTTTGGCGCGGATGCGTCACTAGTTTTGTGCGGTGCTTTCGCGGGTTCGCTTGCTTCGCGCCTAGGTACAGGCGCCCGGTCTTGGTAAGTTAGAGACGTGAAAATCATGTCGATTGTGGGGGCGCGCCCCCAGTTTGTGAAACTAGCGCCGATTGCGAAGGCATGCGCCCAGGCAGAGGTGGAACACCTCATTGTCCATACCGGCCAGCACTACGACCCGATGTTGTCCGAAGTGTTCTTTCAAGACCTGGAGATTCCGCGTCCCGACGTACATCTCAACGTGGGCAGCGCCAGTCACGGGGTGCAAACCGGGCGGATGCTGGCCGAGCTGGAACCGGTCATTGGTGAGGCGCAGCCGGACTGGGTGCTGGTTTATGGGGACACAAACTCGACGCTGGCCGGGGCGCTCGCGGCGGTGAAGATTCACCAGCGGGTCGCGCACTTGGAGGCTGGATTGCGTTCCTTTAACCGGGACATGCCCGAAGAAATCAACCGGGTGCTCACCGACCACGCCGCGGATTTGCTGCTGGCACCCACCCAGGTCGCGATGTGCCACCTGGCAGACGAAGGCCTGGAGGGCCGCTCGGTCCTGGTCGGAGACGTGATGACTGACGTACTGTTCACGATTCGCGACCGGGTCCAATCCGGACAGATTGCGAATCCTCTCCCCGCCGAACTCGGCTTGGTGGCTTCCGAGTACGCCCTAGCCACCATTCACCGAGCCGAAAACACCGACGATCCGAGCCGTCTCGAGGCCGTGGTGGCGGCTCTCGCGGACCTGCCGTTCCCGGTCGTGCTGCTAGCCCATCCGCGCTTGCGCGCCAAAGCGGAGGCGGCGGGCGTGAATTTGGAGCGCGGGGCCGTTCACCTGCACGAACCGCTGGCATATCCGCAGCTGGTGGCGGCGGCGCTGCAGGCTCGCCACATTGTTACGGATTCCGGCGGGCTGCAAAAGGAAGCGTTCTTGCTGCGAGTCCCGGCCACCACGGTGCGGCCCCAAACCGAGTGGGTGGAAACCGTAGAGCTGGGCTGGAACCAGCTGGCTGAGCCGTCCGCGCTGGTCCAGGCGGCGACCCGACCCCTGCCCGAACCGACCGCCGCCACCCCCTACGGAACCGGTACCGCCGCGCACGAAGCCGTAAAGATCCTGGTGGAACGCGTAGCTCAGGGATGAATCCGGTCTGTAAAAATGGTCTAGACTGCCCACTGCCCAAATGCTAGATTTAAGGCACCGTGACGATGGAGCCGCGGGGTGTATCTGCGGTTTTACTGACCGAAGCTAAGGGGGAGTCATGGAAAACAGGGCGCGGAAGTATTTGGTGGCGGGTATTGTTGTCGTTGTCCTCGCGGTGGTGATGCAGTTTGTCCAGCCCCAGTTCACGTCGGGATTCGTGGCGGAAGAGCGTCCCATTGACGGCGTATACATGTTCATGGCGTTCCTCAGCTCGATTAGCTCTTGGTTTTTAATGCCTTTAGGAACCGCACTGATAGTGGCCTCATTCGTAATAAACGAGGTCGCGCGGATGCTGGGCAAGCCCAGCGAGCCCGGTGCGCCAAACGGAGATTAGGCCGCTGCCGTGTCGAAGCGGGTGGCGACGTGCAGGGCGAGCCCGATGAATACGACCAGCATGACGGTCATGGCGGCGCTCAAAACCCCGCAGGTGGCGAGGATGCCCCAGCCGAGCCAGCCTGCCAGCCCCAGCAACCCGAGGGGAACCGCAGCAAATACGAGGGAAAACACTAGGGAAACCTGCTGCGTTTCGGTAACCACAAAAATGTTGGAAACCGGGGACGTCACCAAGTTCACGTAGAGCCACGGACATAAAATCGTCACAATCAGCCCCGCCATCTCCCAGCGAGCCCCGAAAATGAGCGGAATCAGCCAGGGGGATAGCGCCGCTAAAGCCGCAAACGGCACCAGACCCGCCAAAGCGCCGCGTTTCGTGACACTGGCGGCCATCGCTCGCAACTGACCGCGTGGGGTATTGGTCAGCTCACGGAAATACACTTGCGAC
This region includes:
- the wecB gene encoding UDP-N-acetylglucosamine 2-epimerase (non-hydrolyzing); its protein translation is MKIMSIVGARPQFVKLAPIAKACAQAEVEHLIVHTGQHYDPMLSEVFFQDLEIPRPDVHLNVGSASHGVQTGRMLAELEPVIGEAQPDWVLVYGDTNSTLAGALAAVKIHQRVAHLEAGLRSFNRDMPEEINRVLTDHAADLLLAPTQVAMCHLADEGLEGRSVLVGDVMTDVLFTIRDRVQSGQIANPLPAELGLVASEYALATIHRAENTDDPSRLEAVVAALADLPFPVVLLAHPRLRAKAEAAGVNLERGAVHLHEPLAYPQLVAAALQARHIVTDSGGLQKEAFLLRVPATTVRPQTEWVETVELGWNQLAEPSALVQAATRPLPEPTAATPYGTGTAAHEAVKILVERVAQG
- a CDS encoding Gfo/Idh/MocA family oxidoreductase, producing the protein MKEKRVGVIGIGSMGRHHVRNVRETPGETLVAVADPAGDKFGVAGELEVLPDVSALIGAGIEAAVVAVPTAFHLEVALQLAAAGVPALIEKPLARTVAEGEQIVTAFQQANLVGAAGYVERCNPALIELQKRVAAGELGEVFQIATRRQGPFPARISDVGVIKDLATHDVDLTAWIAGSRYQSVSARTARKSGREHEDLLFATGVLENGVLVNHIVNWFSPFKERLTTVTGEKGALVADTMNSTLTFYENGTKAVEWDQVANVRGVSVGEVTQYALDQREPLRVEHENFVAALNGDASRIVPLTDALQTLRVLEAMVQSRDTGQTVDL
- a CDS encoding glycosyltransferase, whose translation is MRARPDVTVVSRIFAPEPAAASFRLEALVKALLERRAAVNVLTTIPAPGTDRDARAQVETQTGVGDLLHIQRVQAKRDETGYIRGYLPYMSFDIPAFFRLLFAPSPRVYVSEPPPTTGAMLRVLAALKRRPYVYYAADIWSDAAQTSAPAWVVRALRAVERFALSGAATVIAVSDQVAARCQELGARRVAVVENGIDTEVFTAHGPAPQPVAGLSADEVAAADWLVYAGTASEWQGAEIFAQAFAEVAPKFPRARLLFLGQGSSFAAMREIAQRLEPGRILFDQVSPNQAAAWQRQARACLVSIKPGLGYDFAYPTKVLAGLACGTPVIYVGAGPAGADITENRLGLALPYDREVLKMALTSVLEGRLRTGETRKWVQEHRSLRLTGQNAARVVLARMRH